The proteins below are encoded in one region of uncultured Eubacteriales bacterium:
- a CDS encoding hypothetical protein (Evidence 5 : No homology to any previously reported sequences), whose protein sequence is MKFYCSIFVHYNFKSPGPQIKLGIYGMLSKEQHPNTGKINSVSECCSWKIPQPGPENSPNEGVVNLLEIPYNI, encoded by the coding sequence TTGAAATTTTATTGTTCCATTTTTGTGCATTATAACTTTAAAAGCCCCGGGCCTCAGATAAAGCTTGGGATTTACGGAATGTTAAGCAAGGAGCAGCACCCCAACACAGGCAAGATAAATTCCGTTTCCGAGTGCTGCTCCTGGAAAATCCCACAGCCAGGACCAGAAAACTCCCCCAACGAAGGGGTTGTAAATCTTCTCGAAATTCCTTATAATATATAA
- a CDS encoding hypothetical protein (Evidence 5 : No homology to any previously reported sequences), protein MIDFALLRFYNNNISNNRTTNK, encoded by the coding sequence ATGATTGACTTTGCCTTGCTGCGTTTCTATAATAACAACATATCGAACAACCGAACAACGAATAAATAA
- a CDS encoding Mandelate racemase/muconate lactonizing enzyme, N-terminal domain protein, translating into MKITKVEVFRLPTANSRQNSPIGCRIHTDAGLCGDGEAGMAYGVGGSAAFGMVCDLAELIIGMDPLQTELIWEIMHKKTFWGQNGGPVVFSGIAAIDVALWDIKGKHFSVPVYQLLGGKVREKLRTYASQLQFGWGQVGISEHLWAVTPKDYAHNVMLAVEEGFDAVKIDFFDRDEEGKPLSFLDTTGFLTPRQLKMVEARMKAAREAAGDEVDIIMENHSYPDALGAVQLGRLAEKYHILAFEEPNTPTTQTVEYITKYVSVPIANGERLFSRWQYADYFRQNLLQLAQPDIGNCGGISEVKKICDMAHAFDVGVQVHVAGSPLATNAALHVECTIPNFIIHEHHTCNRMDTSLGLTKYNLQPEHGVFTVPDLPGIGNEFLQEAINKAILYKVIQ; encoded by the coding sequence TTGAAGATCACAAAGGTTGAGGTGTTCCGCCTGCCCACTGCCAACAGCAGGCAAAATAGCCCCATTGGCTGCCGCATCCATACCGACGCGGGGCTTTGCGGTGACGGCGAGGCGGGCATGGCCTACGGTGTGGGTGGTAGCGCCGCGTTCGGCATGGTTTGCGACTTAGCCGAGCTCATCATTGGAATGGACCCGCTCCAGACCGAGCTCATCTGGGAGATCATGCACAAAAAGACCTTCTGGGGCCAAAACGGTGGTCCTGTGGTTTTCTCCGGCATTGCAGCCATCGACGTGGCCCTGTGGGATATTAAGGGCAAGCATTTTAGCGTGCCTGTTTATCAGCTCCTGGGCGGTAAAGTCCGGGAAAAGCTGCGCACCTATGCAAGTCAGCTCCAGTTCGGCTGGGGGCAGGTGGGGATCTCAGAGCATCTGTGGGCCGTCACCCCCAAGGACTACGCCCACAACGTGATGCTGGCCGTGGAGGAGGGATTCGACGCCGTCAAAATCGACTTCTTCGACCGGGACGAGGAGGGCAAGCCTCTGAGCTTCCTGGATACCACCGGGTTCCTCACCCCCAGGCAGCTCAAGATGGTGGAAGCGCGGATGAAGGCCGCCCGGGAGGCCGCGGGGGATGAGGTGGATATCATCATGGAAAACCACTCCTATCCCGACGCGCTGGGTGCCGTCCAGCTGGGCAGGCTAGCCGAGAAGTACCATATCCTTGCCTTTGAGGAACCCAATACCCCCACCACCCAGACAGTGGAGTACATCACAAAGTATGTCTCCGTGCCCATTGCCAACGGCGAGCGCCTTTTCTCCCGCTGGCAGTACGCCGACTACTTCCGCCAGAACCTCCTCCAATTGGCCCAGCCCGATATCGGCAATTGCGGCGGCATCTCTGAGGTAAAGAAGATTTGCGACATGGCCCACGCGTTCGATGTGGGAGTCCAGGTTCACGTGGCGGGCAGCCCTCTGGCCACCAACGCCGCCCTCCATGTGGAGTGTACCATCCCCAATTTTATTATCCATGAGCACCATACCTGCAACCGCATGGACACTAGCTTGGGTCTCACCAAGTATAACCTCCAGCCCGAACACGGTGTCTTCACCGTTCCCGACCTGCCCGGTATCGGCAACGAGTTCCTACAGGAGGCCATCAATAAGGCCATCCTCTATAAGGTCATTCAGTAG
- a CDS encoding Amino acid permease gives MAIKVIKESAPPPGTLGKKELYALAVGQVIGAGVITLIVPAIKMTGYSAWLSYFTAIIMGFIMIAPIIFITSTLRLSGGNYSMLCDLAGPTASGIFAFAYLTQCLSLALFGTSAAAYLGDAIPALSGPVARVIIGAGLLTFFYVVNMLGVDIMAGAQKLMTWLLIAALLLFAIVGIMKMKLPIFDFSSPKFLQNGWGITFQNGQINGGFMGATLLFLYSCQGYSMTSAYGRDSKNARRDIPWAMLATVPTLLVLYVGVAMAGTGVMSVEEYGASTTLVFAAQRIFPGWLFVFFIIGGPIMALLSTLNSSFAYNAITIGQSCDDGWLPVAFGKKNAKGSRVWILTFMYILGIIPIILGFSITVITNMVQLIGAALAFLYMFAYVKMPRKYPEAWAKSRLHVPNGLYYAICWVSLAGFAITFWKSCLSMSPALAVVNVAAIVVMALIGFWRAKTGNITIHTSVWAEDGEEVPSP, from the coding sequence ATGGCTATCAAGGTAATCAAAGAATCAGCGCCCCCTCCCGGCACACTGGGCAAGAAAGAACTCTACGCGCTGGCGGTCGGACAGGTCATCGGCGCCGGTGTCATCACCCTGATCGTCCCCGCAATTAAAATGACTGGCTATTCCGCGTGGCTGTCCTATTTTACCGCCATCATTATGGGCTTTATTATGATCGCCCCCATCATCTTTATCACCTCTACCCTCCGCCTAAGCGGCGGTAACTACTCCATGCTCTGCGATCTGGCGGGCCCCACCGCCTCGGGCATCTTCGCGTTTGCCTACCTTACCCAGTGCCTGTCGCTGGCTCTCTTCGGCACCTCGGCGGCGGCCTATCTGGGGGACGCCATCCCCGCCCTCAGCGGGCCGGTGGCCCGTGTGATCATCGGTGCCGGGCTCCTCACGTTCTTCTATGTGGTCAATATGCTGGGCGTGGACATCATGGCCGGCGCGCAAAAACTTATGACCTGGCTTCTCATCGCCGCTCTGCTTCTCTTCGCCATAGTGGGCATCATGAAGATGAAACTGCCTATTTTTGACTTCAGTAGCCCCAAGTTTCTCCAGAACGGCTGGGGCATTACCTTCCAGAACGGCCAGATCAACGGCGGCTTTATGGGGGCCACCCTCCTCTTCCTGTACTCCTGCCAGGGGTACTCCATGACCTCTGCCTACGGGCGCGACTCCAAAAACGCACGGCGGGACATCCCCTGGGCCATGCTGGCCACCGTCCCCACGCTGCTGGTTCTCTACGTGGGTGTCGCCATGGCGGGCACCGGCGTTATGAGCGTGGAGGAGTACGGCGCTTCCACCACTCTGGTTTTTGCCGCCCAGCGCATCTTCCCGGGCTGGCTCTTTGTCTTCTTTATCATCGGCGGTCCCATTATGGCCCTGCTCTCCACCCTCAACTCTTCTTTTGCCTATAACGCCATAACCATCGGCCAGTCCTGCGATGACGGCTGGCTCCCTGTGGCGTTCGGCAAGAAGAACGCAAAAGGCTCCCGTGTCTGGATCCTCACGTTCATGTACATCCTGGGTATCATTCCCATTATCCTGGGTTTCTCCATCACCGTCATCACCAATATGGTGCAGCTCATCGGCGCGGCTCTGGCGTTCCTCTATATGTTCGCCTATGTCAAAATGCCCAGAAAGTACCCCGAGGCCTGGGCAAAGTCCCGGCTCCACGTGCCCAACGGTTTATACTATGCCATCTGCTGGGTTTCCCTGGCCGGGTTCGCTATTACATTCTGGAAGTCCTGCCTGTCCATGAGTCCCGCCCTGGCCGTCGTCAACGTCGCCGCCATCGTGGTTATGGCCCTCATCGGTTTCTGGCGGGCAAAGACAGGCAACATCACCATCCACACCTCAGTCTGGGCCGAGGACGGCGAGGAAGTCCCCTCGCCCTGA